The following coding sequences lie in one Glycine max cultivar Williams 82 chromosome 19, Glycine_max_v4.0, whole genome shotgun sequence genomic window:
- the LOC100818205 gene encoding uncharacterized protein: protein MVVEICSENCGVSMSPRISFSHDFSQSDVIPVEKHPLRSNSSGLNSSIDFDFCVHESLELESSSADELFSHGVLLPTQIKNNNINNNAILKPKSQLAPPPPQPQPQLPPPPKAICDNASSTTRKSSKKESHKVGKELNDEVDEKQSSKSFWRFKRSSSCGSGYGSSLCPLPLLSRSNSTGSSPSVKRIPLSKEVKQNSQKRSSSSTRFSQSHHLASHNHQKPPLKRSHGSYANNGVRVSPVLNVPSANLFGLGSIFSNNRDKSKK, encoded by the coding sequence ATGGTTGTTGAGATTTGCTCAGAAAATTGTGGGGTGTCAATGAGTCCAAGGATTTCATTCTCTCATGACTTCTCCCAATCAGATGTCATCCCAGTTGAGAAGCACCCTTTGAGATCAAACTCATCTGGCTTGAACTCAAGcattgattttgatttctgTGTTCATGAAAGCTTAGAGCTTGAGTCCTCTTCAGCAGATGAGCTTTTCTCACATGGGGTTCTCCTTCCCACACAAATCAAGAACAAtaacatcaacaacaatgctATTTTGAAGCCAAAAAGCCAACtagcaccgccaccacctcaacCTCAACCTCAATTACCACCTCCCCCAAAAGCTATTTGTGACAATGCTTCTTCCACCACCAGAAAAAGCTCAAAGAAAGAGAGTCACAAAGTTGGCAAGGAGTTGAATGATGAAGTGGATGAGAAGCAAAGTTCCAAGTCATTTTGGAGGTTCAAGAGAAGTAGTAGTTGTGGAAGTGGATATGGGAGTAGCTTGTGTCCTTTGCCACTTTTATCTAGAAGCAACTCAACTGGGTCTTCACCAAGTGTTAAAAGGATACCACTTTCAAAAGAGGTTAAGCAAAATTCTCAGAAACGTTCTTCTTCCAGCACAAGGTTTTCTCAGTCTCACCACTTGGCTTCACACAATCATCAAAAGCCTCCATTAAAGAGGAGTCATGGGTCTTATGCTAATAATGGTGTTAGAGTTAGTCCTGTTCTCAATGTTCCTTCTGCAAACCTTTTTGGTTTAGGCTCAATCTTCTCCAACAATAGAGATAAGAGCAAGAAGTAA